Proteins co-encoded in one Corynebacterium lujinxingii genomic window:
- a CDS encoding aspartate kinase has product MALIVQKYGGSSLESAERINAVARRIVETRRAGNDVVVVCSAMGDTTDDLLDLAEQVNPNPPAREMDMLLTAGERISNSLVAMAVHALGEKVQSFTGSQAGVITTERHGNARILEVTPGRVQEAVDEGNIAIVAGFQGVNRETKDVTTLGRGGSDTTAVALAAAMGADECEIYSDVDGIYTADPRIVTDARKLDTLCFEEMLELAASGSKILVLRSVEYARAFNVPLRVRSSYSNETGTLVAGALEDIPMEEAVLTGVATDDSEAKITILGITDTVGEAAKVFRALAEAEVNIDMVIQNISSSHNNKTDITFTLPKANGAATMELLRAMQVNEGWEDVTYDDEIGKVSLVGAGMKSHPGVTADFCDALRDAGINIEMITTSEIRITAVVRQADMAEAARAIHTKFDLGGDEPAVVYAGTGR; this is encoded by the coding sequence ATGGCACTAATAGTCCAGAAGTACGGGGGATCTTCACTCGAAAGCGCCGAGCGCATCAACGCCGTGGCGCGGCGCATCGTGGAAACGCGCCGGGCGGGCAACGACGTCGTGGTGGTCTGCTCCGCGATGGGCGACACCACCGACGACCTGCTCGACCTGGCCGAACAGGTCAACCCCAACCCGCCGGCGCGCGAAATGGACATGCTGCTCACCGCCGGCGAGCGCATCTCCAACTCGCTGGTCGCCATGGCGGTGCACGCACTCGGGGAGAAGGTGCAGTCGTTCACCGGCTCGCAGGCCGGCGTGATCACCACCGAGCGCCACGGCAACGCCCGCATCCTGGAGGTCACCCCGGGGCGCGTGCAGGAAGCTGTGGACGAGGGCAACATCGCCATCGTCGCCGGCTTCCAGGGCGTGAACCGTGAAACGAAGGACGTGACCACGCTCGGCCGCGGCGGCTCCGACACCACCGCCGTCGCGCTCGCCGCCGCGATGGGTGCCGACGAGTGCGAGATCTACTCGGATGTCGACGGCATCTACACCGCCGACCCGCGCATCGTCACCGACGCCCGCAAACTGGACACGCTCTGCTTCGAGGAGATGCTCGAATTAGCCGCGTCCGGTTCGAAGATTCTCGTCCTGCGCAGCGTGGAGTACGCCCGCGCGTTCAACGTGCCTTTGCGGGTGCGATCGTCGTATAGCAACGAAACCGGCACCCTGGTCGCCGGAGCATTGGAGGATATCCCCATGGAAGAAGCAGTACTGACCGGTGTTGCCACCGACGACTCGGAGGCGAAGATCACCATCCTCGGCATCACCGACACCGTCGGCGAGGCCGCCAAGGTCTTCCGCGCGCTCGCAGAGGCGGAGGTGAACATCGACATGGTGATCCAGAACATCTCCAGCTCGCACAACAACAAGACCGACATCACCTTCACCCTGCCGAAGGCCAACGGCGCGGCGACGATGGAACTGCTGCGCGCCATGCAGGTCAACGAGGGCTGGGAAGACGTCACGTACGACGACGAGATCGGCAAGGTCTCCCTCGTCGGCGCAGGCATGAAGTCGCACCCGGGGGTCACGGCCGACTTCTGCGACGCGCTGCGCGACGCAGGCATCAACATCGAGATGATCACCACCTCGGAGATCCGCATCACCGCCGTGGTGCGCCAGGCCGACATGGCCGAAGCGGCACGCGCAATCCACACGAAGTTCGACCTCGGCGGCGACGAGCCGGCCGTGGTCTACGCAGGTACCGGACGCTAA
- a CDS encoding aspartate-semialdehyde dehydrogenase, which produces MTTLAVVGATGQVGRVMRDILAERNFPADKVRFFASPRSAGTTLEFRGEQITVEDLTQVTEESVNDVDIALFSAGGSTSREWAPVFAAAGATVVDNSSAWRKDTEVPLVVSEVNPDTVKDLPKGIIANPNCTTMAAMPVLKPLHDDAGLRTLRVASYQAVSGSGLAGVEALATQVEELGDPRGLVRDGVVDKHGDLGPYVAPIAFNALPLAGALVDDGSLETDEEQKLRNESRRILDIPELKVAGTCVRIPVFTGHTMVVHAEFDREITPERAAEILEAAPGVRVVDVPTPREATGIDDSLVGRIRQDQSVDGGRGLVFVVAGDNLRKGAALNTIQIAELLV; this is translated from the coding sequence ATGACCACCCTCGCAGTCGTCGGCGCCACCGGCCAGGTCGGCCGCGTGATGCGCGACATTCTCGCAGAGCGCAACTTCCCCGCGGACAAGGTGCGCTTCTTCGCTTCGCCGCGCTCCGCCGGCACAACGCTGGAATTCCGCGGCGAGCAGATCACCGTCGAGGACCTCACCCAAGTCACCGAGGAGTCCGTCAACGACGTCGACATCGCCCTGTTCTCCGCCGGCGGGTCCACCTCGCGCGAGTGGGCGCCGGTGTTCGCCGCCGCGGGCGCAACCGTGGTGGACAACTCCTCGGCGTGGCGCAAGGACACGGAAGTCCCGCTGGTCGTCTCCGAGGTCAACCCGGACACCGTGAAGGACCTGCCGAAGGGCATCATCGCGAACCCGAACTGCACCACCATGGCCGCGATGCCGGTGCTCAAGCCGCTTCACGACGACGCCGGCCTGCGCACCCTACGCGTCGCCTCCTACCAGGCCGTCTCTGGCTCTGGCCTGGCCGGCGTCGAGGCGCTGGCTACCCAGGTGGAGGAACTGGGGGATCCGCGTGGGCTGGTGCGGGATGGTGTCGTCGATAAGCATGGCGACCTGGGCCCGTACGTCGCGCCGATCGCGTTCAACGCGCTGCCGCTGGCGGGTGCGCTTGTCGACGACGGCTCGCTCGAAACTGACGAAGAGCAGAAGCTGCGCAACGAGTCCCGCCGCATCCTGGACATCCCGGAGTTGAAGGTTGCGGGCACGTGCGTGCGCATCCCGGTGTTCACCGGCCACACGATGGTGGTGCACGCCGAGTTCGACCGCGAGATCACCCCGGAGCGTGCCGCGGAGATCCTCGAAGCCGCGCCGGGCGTGCGCGTGGTGGACGTGCCGACGCCGCGTGAAGCGACCGGCATTGACGACTCCCTTGTCGGCCGCATCCGCCAGGACCAATCGGTGGACGGCGGCCGCGGGCTGGTGTTCGTCGTCGCTGGCGACAACCTGCGCAAGGGCGCGGCGCTGAACACGATCCAGATCGCCGAACTGCTCGTCTAG
- a CDS encoding YkvI family membrane protein has product MLKNALLISFAFIGTVVGAGFASGQEALLYFSAFGTQGIWGAVLGSVLMLIAGVTILQLGSFFQAKEHMEVLGSISSKVMGWILDIATIVTLFSIGFVMFAGAGANLNQQFGLPVWIGAVLMLAATIGFGMLDVDKVTGAIGALTPFLLAFVIIGCGWTLINGQPDWDALNAAAANVDSSLPNWWISALNYTGLNVMCVVSMALVIGGNQLDTRAAGLGGLFGGLGYLVMLMLLVLALLVKIETVEGQDMPLLTLITDINPTLGLIMSLVIFGMIFATSLGMFFALGKRLSRGREDKFRLIFISACVIGFVLSFVGFQQLVSTVYPILGYLGLLLIVVMTAAWLRAIPKLRKEGDRRRRALELTRKRLDPSERFTKNDERELDYITSKSNVDEDELVEALEEEISQELSEDEESDFDMEDLDNPSDLVYVSYTEPVTAEEYKKNPDEPWNDHTVDDMIAAEEAEEAAEREKEEGGSTRI; this is encoded by the coding sequence ATGTTGAAGAACGCACTGTTAATTTCATTTGCCTTCATTGGCACCGTCGTCGGCGCAGGTTTCGCGTCGGGCCAAGAGGCGCTGCTTTACTTCTCGGCCTTCGGCACCCAGGGCATCTGGGGCGCTGTGCTCGGCTCGGTGCTCATGCTCATCGCCGGCGTGACCATCCTCCAGCTCGGCTCCTTCTTCCAGGCCAAGGAGCACATGGAGGTGCTCGGCTCCATCTCCTCGAAGGTGATGGGCTGGATTTTGGACATCGCCACGATTGTCACCCTGTTTTCCATCGGCTTTGTCATGTTTGCCGGTGCGGGCGCGAACCTGAACCAGCAGTTTGGGCTGCCCGTATGGATCGGCGCCGTGCTCATGCTCGCCGCCACCATCGGCTTCGGCATGCTCGACGTGGATAAGGTCACCGGCGCGATCGGCGCGCTCACGCCGTTCCTGCTCGCGTTCGTCATCATCGGTTGCGGCTGGACGTTGATCAACGGTCAGCCCGACTGGGACGCGCTCAACGCAGCCGCCGCGAACGTCGACTCCTCGCTGCCCAACTGGTGGATTTCTGCCCTGAACTACACCGGCCTGAACGTCATGTGCGTCGTCTCCATGGCGCTGGTGATCGGCGGCAACCAGCTGGATACCCGCGCCGCCGGCCTCGGCGGCCTGTTCGGCGGCCTGGGCTACCTGGTCATGCTGATGCTGCTGGTGCTGGCGCTTTTGGTCAAGATCGAGACCGTCGAGGGCCAGGACATGCCGCTTCTTACCCTGATCACCGACATCAATCCGACACTGGGCCTGATCATGTCGCTGGTCATCTTCGGCATGATTTTCGCCACGTCGCTGGGTATGTTCTTCGCCCTGGGCAAGCGCCTCTCCCGCGGCCGCGAAGACAAGTTCCGCCTGATTTTCATCTCCGCGTGCGTCATCGGTTTCGTGCTGTCCTTCGTTGGCTTCCAGCAGCTGGTGTCCACGGTCTACCCGATCCTGGGCTACCTGGGCCTGCTGCTCATCGTCGTCATGACGGCCGCGTGGCTGCGCGCTATTCCGAAGCTGCGCAAGGAGGGCGACCGTCGCCGCCGTGCGCTTGAGCTCACGCGCAAGCGCCTGGACCCGTCGGAGCGCTTCACCAAGAACGACGAGCGCGAACTCGACTACATCACCTCCAAGTCCAACGTGGACGAAGACGAACTCGTCGAGGCGCTCGAGGAGGAGATCTCCCAGGAACTCTCCGAAGACGAGGAATCCGACTTCGACATGGAGGACCTAGACAACCCCTCCGACCTGGTCTACGTCTCCTACACCGAGCCGGTCACGGCCGAGGAGTACAAGAAGAACCCGGACGAGCCGTGGAACGACCACACTGTCGACGACATGATCGCCGCAGAGGAAGCCGAAGAAGCCGCCGAGCGCGAAAAGGAAGAAGGCGGCTCAACCCGCATCTAA
- a CDS encoding YdhK family protein, whose amino-acid sequence MRISQPLALITLATALAVSGCSSESNDAPADNAAHDEHDHPADGGPAPAGIADATNPTYPVGTEVTLTADHMPGMDGATATISGAYDTTAYAVSYTPTDGGDPVTNHKWVVHEELEGVGDTQLSAGDTAVMTADHMAGMEGAEATIDSATDETVYMVDIESPEMTMKRHKWVVESEIQPK is encoded by the coding sequence ATGCGTATTTCTCAACCTTTGGCACTGATTACTCTTGCGACGGCTCTGGCGGTGTCTGGGTGTTCGTCGGAAAGCAACGACGCCCCTGCCGACAATGCTGCCCACGACGAGCACGACCACCCAGCAGACGGCGGGCCTGCCCCGGCCGGCATCGCCGACGCGACCAACCCGACCTACCCCGTGGGCACCGAAGTCACGCTCACAGCCGACCACATGCCCGGCATGGACGGCGCCACTGCAACCATCTCCGGCGCGTACGACACCACCGCCTACGCCGTGTCCTACACCCCCACCGACGGCGGCGACCCAGTGACTAACCACAAGTGGGTCGTGCACGAAGAACTCGAGGGCGTCGGCGACACGCAACTCAGCGCCGGCGACACCGCCGTGATGACCGCAGACCACATGGCCGGCATGGAAGGCGCGGAAGCGACCATCGACTCGGCCACCGACGAAACGGTGTACATGGTGGACATCGAATCGCCGGAGATGACCATGAAACGGCACAAGTGGGTCGTTGAGAGCGAAATTCAGCCGAAGTAG
- a CDS encoding RNA polymerase sigma factor produces MSRHDEGYVTDLALRAGRGDKAALTEFIRLTQDDVWRLLAHLAGPQHADDLTQETYLRVLGSLPRFQGRSSARTWLLSLARRAWVDSVRHDMARPRKSTAEYEDVAARDPSPDNPNTWGDVIDARSLLDDLPPERREALVLTQVLGYTYEEAAKIAGVRVGTIRSRVARARRDLIAGSN; encoded by the coding sequence GTGAGCAGGCACGACGAAGGCTACGTCACGGACCTGGCGCTGCGCGCCGGCCGGGGCGATAAAGCCGCGCTCACCGAATTCATCCGGCTGACCCAAGACGACGTGTGGCGCCTGCTCGCCCACCTCGCCGGACCGCAGCACGCCGACGACCTCACCCAAGAGACGTATCTGCGCGTGCTGGGTTCGCTGCCGCGGTTCCAAGGGCGGTCGTCGGCACGCACATGGCTCCTTTCACTCGCGCGCCGCGCGTGGGTGGACTCCGTGCGCCACGACATGGCCCGCCCGCGCAAATCAACCGCCGAATACGAAGACGTCGCCGCGCGCGACCCCTCACCCGACAACCCCAACACGTGGGGCGATGTCATCGACGCACGCTCGCTTCTCGACGACCTCCCGCCCGAACGCCGCGAAGCCCTAGTCCTCACCCAAGTCCTCGGCTACACCTACGAAGAAGCCGCCAAAATTGCCGGCGTGCGCGTGGGCACCATCCGCTCCCGCGTAGCACGCGCCAGGCGCGACCTCATTGCCGGGAGTAATTAG
- a CDS encoding Na+/H+ antiporter subunit G — MAAYEIAVAALVILATICVIAAVILQLRAPDAITRVNLLGPLVVIAFPILIVAKLIYSWSTTGFDLNDFIRAVIAIAAVWIVGSVASFIMGRSLYGVTVSDKR, encoded by the coding sequence ATGGCCGCATACGAAATCGCCGTCGCAGCCCTGGTCATCCTGGCCACCATCTGTGTTATCGCCGCTGTCATCCTGCAGTTGCGCGCCCCCGACGCGATCACCCGCGTCAACCTGCTCGGCCCGCTGGTGGTCATCGCGTTTCCGATCCTGATCGTCGCGAAGCTGATCTACTCCTGGTCCACCACCGGCTTCGACCTCAACGACTTCATCCGCGCCGTCATCGCAATCGCCGCGGTGTGGATCGTCGGCTCCGTCGCATCCTTCATCATGGGCCGCTCCCTGTACGGCGTGACCGTCTCAGACAAACGGTAA
- a CDS encoding cation:proton antiporter → MFVTIMQACLIVMAVCLLVMLGAVILTKDELSRAVMADMIFYGMIAIFLVWTLFNSSAIAYEIPILAGLVCGVIPTISMARIISRGRR, encoded by the coding sequence ATGTTTGTCACCATCATGCAGGCCTGCCTCATCGTCATGGCGGTGTGCCTGCTCGTCATGCTCGGCGCGGTGATCCTGACCAAGGACGAACTGTCGCGCGCCGTGATGGCCGACATGATCTTCTACGGCATGATCGCCATCTTCTTAGTGTGGACCCTGTTCAACTCGTCCGCCATCGCCTACGAGATCCCGATCCTCGCCGGCCTTGTCTGCGGCGTGATCCCCACCATCTCCATGGCACGCATCATCTCGAGAGGACGCCGCTAA
- a CDS encoding monovalent cation/H+ antiporter subunit E translates to MRSIIHGIGYGAWLIKEIFVAGFDAVGKAFNPAAKIEPIVIYYPLRINTDWDVFWFTTSITATPGTLSMGLRHPITPGGPITLLVQAAFGSDPEDVIASLADMEEHLRPSVSERPIDPASVAWEPYVDHGPDRDDDTVPPAERMD, encoded by the coding sequence ATGCGAAGCATCATCCACGGGATCGGCTACGGCGCCTGGCTGATCAAGGAAATCTTCGTCGCCGGCTTCGACGCCGTCGGCAAGGCATTCAACCCGGCCGCCAAGATCGAGCCGATCGTCATCTACTACCCGCTGCGCATCAACACCGACTGGGACGTGTTCTGGTTCACCACCTCGATCACCGCCACCCCCGGCACCCTGTCGATGGGCCTGCGCCACCCCATCACCCCAGGCGGGCCGATCACCCTGCTCGTGCAGGCCGCGTTCGGCTCCGACCCCGAAGACGTCATTGCTTCGCTTGCGGATATGGAAGAGCACCTGCGTCCGTCGGTAAGCGAGCGCCCCATCGACCCGGCAAGCGTGGCCTGGGAACCCTACGTCGACCACGGACCCGATCGTGACGACGACACCGTCCCGCCCGCAGAAAGGATGGACTAG
- a CDS encoding monovalent cation/H+ antiporter subunit D family protein → MAVDAILPVFVALPLIVSAVTALSPWKKLNDTLALLIPAINLALGVWLYTYTAEHGTISHVIGLYQGGVGISYAADAFSAVMIVTTMLVALMSNWFAINVGETQARFYTPLSLVLVTGVSGALLTADLFNFFVMIEVCLLPSYGLIAMSGTRHRLLSARMFVLVNLAASTMLLLGVGYLYAVTGAVNLASLQGVAAGNGPATVATGIVVIAIAAKAGVFPVYTWLPRTYPSTSAAVMGLFSGLHTKVAVYMLFRIWVIMFDMDPRWNTLLIIVMVISMIIGGYAGLAESTMRRVLAYQMVNGMPFILIMLAFTNDDARYALAAGLLYTLHHMVTIAALVLNSGAIEETYGTGTMAKLSGIARRDPWTSAVFVAGAFSIVGFPPFSGIFGKVTIVLAAATPGDWRSWVAITAIIVASFGALLSMMRLWQRVFWGRPMQHYPEALNVRVSFMLPSALLMIISLGMFIFAGQMWEITTTAVDDLLNVDAYTSAVLGSDPIGVPAANDTFGGDN, encoded by the coding sequence ATGGCAGTCGACGCAATCCTCCCCGTCTTCGTGGCGCTGCCACTGATCGTCTCCGCGGTCACGGCGTTGAGCCCCTGGAAGAAACTCAACGACACCCTCGCCCTGCTCATCCCGGCGATCAACCTGGCCCTCGGCGTGTGGCTCTACACCTACACCGCCGAGCACGGCACGATCAGCCACGTCATCGGCCTGTACCAGGGCGGGGTGGGCATCTCCTATGCCGCGGACGCGTTCTCCGCGGTGATGATCGTGACCACCATGCTGGTTGCACTCATGTCCAACTGGTTCGCCATCAACGTCGGCGAAACCCAGGCGCGGTTCTACACCCCGCTGTCGCTGGTGCTCGTCACCGGTGTTTCCGGCGCGCTGCTCACGGCCGACCTGTTCAACTTCTTCGTCATGATCGAGGTCTGCCTCCTGCCGTCGTACGGCCTGATCGCCATGTCGGGCACCCGCCACCGCCTGTTGTCGGCACGCATGTTCGTGCTGGTCAACCTAGCGGCGTCGACAATGCTCTTGCTCGGCGTGGGCTACCTCTACGCCGTGACCGGCGCGGTCAACCTCGCCTCCCTGCAGGGTGTCGCCGCGGGCAACGGGCCGGCCACGGTGGCCACCGGCATCGTCGTCATCGCGATCGCCGCGAAGGCCGGCGTGTTCCCCGTCTACACCTGGCTGCCGCGCACCTACCCGTCGACGTCCGCCGCCGTGATGGGCCTGTTTTCCGGCCTGCACACCAAGGTCGCCGTCTACATGCTCTTCCGCATCTGGGTGATCATGTTCGACATGGACCCGCGGTGGAACACGCTGCTGATCATCGTCATGGTCATCTCCATGATCATCGGCGGTTACGCGGGCCTGGCCGAATCCACGATGCGCCGCGTGCTGGCCTACCAGATGGTCAACGGCATGCCGTTCATCCTCATCATGCTCGCCTTCACTAACGACGACGCCCGCTACGCCCTGGCCGCCGGCCTTCTGTACACGCTGCACCACATGGTCACCATCGCGGCGCTCGTGCTCAACTCCGGCGCCATCGAGGAGACCTACGGCACCGGCACCATGGCGAAACTGTCCGGCATCGCCCGCCGCGACCCGTGGACGTCCGCCGTGTTCGTCGCCGGCGCGTTCTCCATTGTCGGTTTCCCGCCGTTTTCCGGCATCTTCGGCAAGGTCACCATCGTGCTCGCCGCCGCCACCCCCGGCGACTGGCGCTCCTGGGTGGCGATCACCGCGATCATCGTGGCGTCGTTCGGCGCGCTGCTGTCCATGATGCGCCTGTGGCAGCGCGTGTTCTGGGGCCGTCCGATGCAGCACTACCCCGAAGCACTCAACGTGCGCGTGAGTTTCATGCTGCCGTCGGCGCTGCTCATGATCATCTCGCTGGGCATGTTCATCTTCGCCGGCCAGATGTGGGAGATCACAACCACCGCCGTCGACGACCTGCTCAACGTCGACGCCTACACCAGCGCCGTGCTTGGCAGCGACCCCATCGGCGTCCCGGCAGCCAACGACACTTTCGGAGGCGATAACTAA
- a CDS encoding sodium:proton antiporter: MVMALTIAVLVAGSVYLVLQRGMVRIVFGMSLFGHATNLTLLAAGVGAWRGEAFPSRVPFEDMGDPLPQAFVLTAIVIAMATTTILLMLASLGRNDDTAEQPTGTDAGYSKMRLSPSALSTAGRNARLNPKKLEEMRAREIRKVTNDDLKVKD; the protein is encoded by the coding sequence ATGGTCATGGCACTTACCATCGCAGTCCTCGTCGCGGGATCGGTCTACCTGGTGCTGCAGCGCGGTATGGTGCGCATCGTCTTCGGCATGTCCTTGTTCGGCCACGCCACGAACCTCACCCTGCTCGCCGCCGGTGTCGGCGCGTGGCGCGGCGAGGCCTTCCCGTCGCGCGTACCGTTCGAGGACATGGGCGATCCGCTCCCCCAGGCGTTCGTGCTCACCGCCATCGTCATCGCGATGGCCACCACCACGATCCTGCTCATGCTCGCATCGCTCGGGCGTAACGACGACACCGCCGAGCAGCCCACCGGCACCGACGCCGGCTACTCCAAGATGCGGCTCAGCCCGTCCGCGCTGTCGACCGCCGGCCGCAACGCGCGACTCAACCCCAAGAAGCTGGAAGAGATGCGTGCACGCGAGATCCGCAAAGTCACTAACGACGATCTGAAGGTGAAGGACTAA